The DNA segment CTATCGGACAGCTGTTGACAATATTTCCGAGTCCTTTGTTATGTtataataatattttgttataatATTTTATAAGAAAGAAAAAGATGTAAATTTATGTTAGTCTAGATTCTATGATCAAATACGATATGGTTAGGTAAAATTTTAAGAAACAGTAGAGAGATACGAGCTACGAGTTGAGTTGAGGTGAGTTGAGATTGTTGAGAATTAGTTGTGTGtaaattatttgtgaataaactttGTTGAACGTTATCCATTTTGTTGAGTTTGAGTAGTTAGAAACAGTGCGATAAATAAATAGACAATAGATAATTATATATAgaaatatatataacaaatcAGAAGtgggatatttcgaaaaatttgtgCCTATTTGAACGAGATAAATCAAGAAACTAAGTGAAAACATGGCTTCACGAAATAGCGAACACCTCGTGGTGAACGCAGAAGATTTCGAGAACTTCCAGAGGAACGTGGCCGATGAATCAACCAGCGGAAATATGAGTACGGACCGATCGTCATCCAAAGCGGATTTGGTGAGCACAGTGATGGCCCTGATAAACCAAAATTCCATGCTGATGAATACAATGATGCAGCAGCAAAATATGAACAGGACCCAAAACTACCATGTGATGCCTGACCTAAGCAAAACAATTGATAACTTCAATGGGGAAGATGGACCTCATCAAGCACAGATATGGATATCGAAGCTGGAAACCACCGCTACACTTCACAAATGGCCTGAagaattcatttttgagacggcGAGGAGTCATCTGGTAGGAGCGGCCAAATTTTGGTACGAAGGTAGGATTACATCCATTAATAATTGGGCTGAATTCAACAAGAGTTTTAGAAAGACATTCCTATTCACTAAATCCAAAACCGAAAGATGGAATGAGATGCAAAAATGTGTGCAACTGCATAAAGAAAGTATCAACATGTATTTCCATGAGAAGATATCACTATGTAAACAATTGGATTTGGACTTCAATGAAACTAAAGAACAAGTCATTATAGGACTAATATCAAAAGACTTAAGCCAATTTCTGATGAGCCAACACCATTATGACGAGGATGATTTGTTAAGAGACATCACCAATTATAACAGAATTGTTAATGCCAGGATAGAGAAGGCAAGAGAGAACAGAACGAGATTTGAGAGTAAGGAAAAGAATAGAAGTGATGTGACTATGAAACCAAAAACTGAAGCAGACATCAAACCAAAAGTGATGACAAGCCAGGTGAAATGCTACAATTGCTCAGAAATGGGACATTTCTCCTACAATTGCTCAAAACCTAAAAGGGAAATGAAATGTTTAAGATGCAACGAAGTAGGTCATACTCCTAAACATTGTACGAAACCCAGAATTTTGGAAAGACCTGAGATCAAGATACTAGGTTCTGTAAGACCAAGCGACAAATATATAAAGCATGTAAAAGTTGGTGACGAGGAGTATATTGCAATGATAGATTGTGGTAGTTCAGATTGTACCATTAGAGCCACAGCTGCTATTAAAGGAAAGTTCCGAATAATATTACAGGATTGTGAATTGAAAGGATTTGGCAGCGAATCCCAAAGCATTGTGAAATCTTGTGGTGTAATAATGGAACGAGTGGAAGTTGATGGTGTACAAGCGGATAATGTAAAGTTCAGAGTTGTACCAGATGATGTGCAGCCCATAGACATTATAATCGGAAGAAATTTCACAGAGCTGAACCACATTGTATATTACAAGGTCGATGACAACTTCAACTTCGCGTATAAGGATCATCTCCAGAATATATTTCTGAATCAGGAACCAAACCAGACTAAGGAAATCAAGTTCACAGAAAATATCACATTGCCGGAAAGAAGCATTAACTTCATCAGTGCACGAGTTGAGAACGATAACTACATTTTACCCATCATGAATAAAAGTAATGTTGAGGAGAAAGTTAACGGTGAAAAGAAAGTCTTGGAGAAAATCATGAAAATCGATAGTGTAGAACCTATAGCAACTAGgagaaaagaagaaataaacaTGGATGAAATTGTGGTAGGACCGGAAGTGACACAGGTTATAGCGaagaatatccatgaaattGGTAAGACGAATCTGATCGAGATGGACATCAAGGAAAAATTGGATAGTAGACCTGTTACGTGCAAACCGTACAAGACAACCCAAGAGGAACGAGAGGAAACCAAACAAATTGTTGGCGAATGGAAGGAAGCTGGTATTGTTACCGAAACAATCTCGCCTTATGCTTCACCAGTGTTGTTAGTTAAGAAGAAGACAGAAGATGGACTTATGAGAATGTTGACGGAAGAAAACGAACGTTATAAGCCACCACAAGTAATACAAGAAGAAATTCAGGGAAAGATTAGAAGCGAGCAGAATAAAACCAAAGATAGGTACGTCTATATGAAGGCAAATCCAGTCAGTACCGGAGAATCTACCAACTTACAAAGGAGATTCAAAGGGCCTCTGGTAATAGGTCAAGTATTACAATCAGATACTTACGGCTTAACAAACCTAGACGAAAATCAAGATGAAGGAAACCTAGAGGACGAACGAGAAGAGGAGACTCAGAACGAGGACTCAGAGGCGAACCAGAACGAAGACCCTGAAGCTAACCAGAACGAAGACCCTGAAGTGAACAAGAACGAAGACCCTGAAGTGAACCAGAACGAAGACCCTGAAGCAAACCAAGTTGAACCAAATAATGATGTGCACGAGGGACGAGCGGCTAGAAGAAGAAGACTGCCAAGATACTTACAAGATTATATTATGTAAATGTCAGGATAGGCCGAGTGTtataataatattttgttataatATTTTATAAGAAAGAAAAAGATGTAAATTTATGTTAGTCTAGATTCTATGATCAAATACGATATGGTTAGGTAAAATTTTAAGAAACAGTAGAGAGATACGAGCTACGAGTTGAGTTGAGGTGAGTTGAGATTGTTGAGAATTAGTTGTGTGtaaattatttgtgaataaactttGTTGAACGTTATCCATTTTGTTGAGTTTGAGTAGTTAGAAACAGTGCGATAAATAAATAGACaattatatataaaaatatataacagtTATTTTGAAAGCAATAAAAGATTCACAAGGGCATCTTTATCATACCGTGTATTTGCAGGTACCAAATTGGGGTAACGAGGTGTCAAAGTGTGGCAGATTTAACCAATATCGAGTTGTTGCTTTCGCCCCTTGTTTTTTTTCCTTAGCGGTTGATACCGCTGCAGGAGTGAAAATTTCAGTCGAAATTACTTTGAAATCTTATTTGGTTTAATATTAGGGTAATTTTTCACACTGAACAGGTTGTAATTGTAGAATTGTACAAATTTATGATTTGCTGTCACTTATTGCA comes from the Coccinella septempunctata chromosome 2, icCocSept1.1, whole genome shotgun sequence genome and includes:
- the LOC123307582 gene encoding uncharacterized protein LOC123307582; the protein is MQKCVQLHKESINMYFHEKISLCKQLDLDFNETKEQVIIGLISKDLSQFLMSQHHYDEDDLLRDITNYNRIVNARIEKARENRTRFESKEKNRSDVTMKPKTEADIKPKVMTSQVKCYNCSEMGHFSYNCSKPKREMKCLRCNEVGHTPKHCTKPRILERPEIKILGSVRPSDKYIKHVKVGDEEYIAMIDCGSSDCTIRATAAIKGKFRIILQDCELKGFGSESQSIVKSCGVIMERVEVDGVQADNVKFRVVPDDVQPIDIIIGRNFTELNHIVYYKVDDNFNFAYKDHLQNIFLNQEPNQTKEIKFTENITLPERSINFISARVENDNYILPIMNKSNVEEKVNGEKKVLEKIMKIDSVEPIATRRKEEINMDEIVVGPEVTQVIAKNIHEIGKTNLIEMDIKEKLDSRPVTCKPYKTTQEEREETKQIVGEWKEAGIVTETISPYASPVLLVKKKTEDGLMRMLTEENERYKPPQVIQEEIQGKIRSEQNKTKDRYVYMKANPVSTGESTNLQRRFKGPLVIGQVLQSDTYGLTNLDENQDEGNLEDEREEETQNEDSEANQNEDPEANQNEDPEVNKNEDPEVNQNEDPEANQVEPNNDVHEGRAARRRRLPRYLQDYIM